From Vibrio aerogenes, a single genomic window includes:
- the recR gene encoding recombination mediator RecR produces the protein MRTSPLLEQLIDALRCLPGVGPKSAQRMAFHLLQRERQGGLKLADTLNRAMTDIGHCQECRTFTEDDVCHICKNPKRRENGQLCVVESPADISAVEATGMFSGRYFVLMGHLSPLDGIGPGDIGLDIFDYRLQQGDITEVILATNPTVEGEATAHYIADLCQAHQVSASRIAHGVPVGGELELVDGTTLSHSLLGRQRIN, from the coding sequence ATGCGAACCAGTCCTTTACTTGAACAACTGATTGACGCACTGCGCTGTCTGCCCGGCGTCGGCCCGAAATCAGCGCAGCGAATGGCTTTTCATTTGTTGCAGCGGGAACGACAGGGCGGACTGAAACTGGCGGATACGCTGAACCGGGCAATGACTGACATTGGTCATTGTCAGGAGTGCCGGACGTTTACTGAAGATGATGTATGTCATATCTGTAAAAATCCAAAGCGTCGTGAAAATGGTCAGTTGTGTGTGGTTGAGAGTCCGGCGGATATTTCTGCCGTGGAAGCAACCGGTATGTTTTCCGGCCGGTATTTTGTGCTGATGGGACATTTATCACCGCTGGACGGCATTGGCCCCGGAGATATTGGTCTGGATATCTTTGATTATCGCCTGCAACAGGGGGATATCACGGAGGTGATTCTGGCCACTAATCCGACGGTTGAGGGAGAAGCAACGGCGCATTATATCGCTGACCTGTGTCAGGCACATCAGGTGTCTGCAAGCCGGATTGCTCATGGTGTGCCGGTGGGTGGTGAGCTTGAGCTGGTGGACGGTACAACGTTGTCTCACTCTCTGTTGGGGCGTCAGCGCATTAACTGA
- a CDS encoding YbaB/EbfC family nucleoid-associated protein, which produces MFGGKGGMGNLMKQAQQMQEQMQKLQEQIATMEVTGEAGAGLVKVTITGSHSVRRVEIDDSLMEDDKEMLEDLIAAAFNDAARRVEETQQEKMSALTGGMQLPPGMKMPF; this is translated from the coding sequence ATGTTTGGTGGTAAAGGTGGAATGGGCAACCTGATGAAACAGGCCCAGCAGATGCAAGAGCAGATGCAAAAGCTTCAGGAACAAATTGCAACGATGGAAGTCACAGGTGAAGCCGGTGCAGGTCTGGTGAAAGTGACGATCACCGGCAGCCACAGCGTGCGTCGTGTTGAAATCGATGACAGTCTGATGGAAGACGACAAAGAAATGCTGGAAGATCTGATTGCAGCAGCGTTCAATGATGCAGCGCGCCGGGTGGAAGAAACCCAGCAGGAAAAAATGTCTGCGCTGACTGGCGGTATGCAGTTACCACCAGGCATGAAAATGCCATTTTAA
- the dnaX gene encoding DNA polymerase III subunit gamma/tau, whose translation MSYLALARKWRPGQFSEVVGQSHVLTALENALSQNRLHHAYLFSGTRGVGKTTIGRLFAKGLNCETGITAQPCGQCAACQEIAQGRFVDLLEIDAASRTRVEDTRELLDNVQYKPARGRFKVYLIDEVHMLSRHSFNALLKTLEEPPEYVKFLLATTDPQKLPVTILSRCLQFHLKPISIEHIEQQLEHILQAEGIAHQQRALAQLAHAADGSMRDALSLTDQAIALGNGKVDPDIVAGMLGTIDTDQALHLIQALSHKDAGQMMACVSSLAANGVAWDVLLQSLSAQLHRIAMYQMLPASLDQTLPDAEKVHQLAQVLTPEDVQLFYQIALKGREDLPLSPTPRTGLEMILLRMIAFRPADVSPVHSISTEVRQPAVQTAHSPAVSAAHESPETRSVTRPEQPVTEDAVVTTSPDTLAGTDTISSSEPVSGPAEYAVTGMPEMSSDPVSEPPASEAMDTPVNWPESLESVPPSPDSAGGDEATTEANFRSEAMLSQDMLSQDIPQEMPPQDMPPPEQHAETASQPEEAPEPAAPKSPLLGLRHQLRSQRLSGKKAQDTPKKSEATSSAPGKKTAPESIIDRLNQKQAGYQPVMSPEAETATEPAPDEPYQWRPQNAPEPADEKHLTPAELKKSLAHEKTPEMAAKLVQEVIEQDEWAAMISQLSIPKMVEQLALNSSYQQQDQVVQLTLRANQAHLNTEKAQATLNEALNQLTGTSRKLVVTIGDEGITPLERREARYQEKLSKALESLNADPNIRWIEERFQAQLDKSSVRPL comes from the coding sequence ATGAGTTATCTGGCATTAGCAAGGAAATGGCGCCCCGGACAATTTTCCGAAGTTGTCGGGCAATCCCATGTGTTAACTGCGCTGGAAAATGCGTTGTCACAAAACCGGTTGCACCATGCTTATCTGTTCAGCGGGACCCGCGGGGTCGGTAAAACGACCATTGGCCGGTTGTTCGCCAAAGGGCTGAATTGTGAGACAGGTATTACCGCTCAGCCCTGTGGCCAGTGTGCTGCCTGTCAGGAAATTGCGCAGGGACGTTTTGTGGACCTGCTGGAAATAGATGCAGCCTCACGTACCCGGGTAGAAGATACCCGGGAATTGCTGGATAACGTTCAGTACAAACCGGCCCGCGGGCGGTTTAAAGTGTATCTGATTGATGAAGTTCACATGCTGTCCCGCCACAGTTTTAATGCTTTGCTGAAGACACTTGAAGAGCCGCCGGAGTACGTCAAATTCCTGTTGGCGACAACCGATCCGCAAAAGCTGCCAGTGACGATTTTATCCCGGTGCCTGCAGTTTCATCTCAAACCTATCAGTATTGAGCACATTGAGCAGCAGCTTGAGCACATTTTGCAGGCGGAAGGCATTGCGCATCAGCAGCGGGCGCTTGCACAGCTGGCACACGCGGCTGATGGCAGTATGCGGGATGCACTGAGCCTGACCGATCAGGCGATAGCACTGGGTAATGGCAAGGTTGACCCGGATATCGTGGCGGGCATGCTGGGGACGATTGATACCGATCAGGCACTGCACCTGATTCAGGCGCTGAGCCATAAAGATGCAGGGCAGATGATGGCGTGTGTCAGTTCGCTGGCTGCCAACGGTGTGGCATGGGATGTGTTGCTGCAGTCTTTGTCTGCGCAGTTACACCGGATTGCCATGTATCAGATGCTGCCTGCTTCTCTGGATCAGACACTACCGGATGCTGAGAAAGTACACCAGCTGGCACAGGTGCTGACGCCGGAAGATGTACAGCTGTTTTACCAGATTGCCTTAAAAGGCCGGGAAGATTTACCGCTGTCACCGACACCGCGCACCGGGCTGGAGATGATTTTACTGCGGATGATCGCATTTCGCCCGGCAGATGTTTCTCCGGTTCATTCGATCAGCACTGAAGTGCGTCAACCGGCAGTTCAGACGGCCCATTCTCCCGCGGTCAGTGCGGCGCATGAGTCGCCTGAGACCCGGTCAGTGACCAGACCAGAACAACCTGTGACTGAAGATGCTGTGGTCACTACGTCGCCGGACACCTTGGCCGGAACGGATACAATCTCATCTTCTGAGCCGGTATCCGGACCTGCAGAATATGCTGTGACCGGTATGCCTGAAATGTCGTCTGATCCGGTTTCAGAGCCTCCGGCTTCAGAAGCCATGGACACACCGGTAAACTGGCCGGAGTCTCTTGAATCTGTGCCGCCATCCCCTGATTCAGCTGGTGGCGATGAGGCTACAACCGAGGCGAATTTCCGCTCTGAGGCCATGCTATCTCAGGACATGCTATCTCAGGACATTCCACAGGAAATGCCACCACAGGATATGCCGCCTCCGGAACAGCATGCTGAAACCGCTTCACAACCTGAAGAAGCACCGGAACCGGCAGCGCCAAAAAGCCCGTTACTTGGTCTGAGGCATCAGCTGCGTTCCCAACGTCTCTCGGGTAAAAAAGCGCAAGATACGCCAAAAAAGTCTGAAGCGACATCATCTGCGCCGGGTAAAAAAACGGCGCCTGAGTCGATTATTGATCGACTGAATCAAAAGCAGGCCGGTTATCAGCCGGTGATGTCGCCCGAAGCTGAAACTGCCACAGAACCAGCACCGGATGAGCCTTATCAGTGGCGTCCGCAGAATGCACCCGAACCGGCAGATGAAAAACATCTGACACCGGCAGAACTGAAAAAGTCTCTGGCACATGAAAAAACACCGGAGATGGCGGCAAAACTGGTGCAGGAAGTGATTGAACAGGATGAATGGGCGGCGATGATCAGTCAGCTTTCAATCCCGAAAATGGTGGAGCAGCTGGCACTGAATTCTTCTTATCAGCAGCAGGATCAGGTGGTTCAGCTGACATTACGGGCAAATCAGGCGCACTTGAATACTGAAAAAGCACAGGCTACGCTCAATGAAGCGTTAAATCAGCTGACAGGGACATCCCGTAAGCTGGTGGTCACCATCGGTGATGAAGGTATTACACCGCTGGAAAGACGGGAAGCCCGCTATCAGGAAAAACTGAGCAAGGCGCTCGAGAGCTTAAATGCGGATCCGAATATTCGCTGGATTGAAGAACGTTTTCAGGCTCAGCTTGATAAATCGTCAGTTCGTCCGCTCTGA
- the apt gene encoding adenine phosphoribosyltransferase, producing MTTETISLIKSSIKSIPDYPKPGILFRDVTSLLENAKAYHATIQLMFEHYKNMGFTKVVGTEARGFLFGAPLAIELGIGFVPVRKPGKLPRPTIAESYELEYGVDTLEIHSDAIVAGDKVLVVDDLLATGGTIEATTKLIRQLGGIVEHATFVINLPDIGGAKRLEEQGLKIYSICDFDGH from the coding sequence ATGACAACTGAAACAATTTCACTGATTAAATCCAGTATTAAAAGTATTCCCGACTATCCAAAACCAGGTATTTTGTTCCGTGATGTAACCAGCCTGCTGGAAAATGCCAAGGCTTATCACGCAACGATTCAGCTGATGTTTGAACATTACAAAAACATGGGATTTACCAAAGTGGTCGGCACTGAAGCCCGTGGTTTTCTGTTTGGTGCTCCGTTAGCGATAGAACTGGGAATCGGCTTTGTTCCTGTTCGTAAGCCAGGCAAATTACCCCGCCCGACCATTGCCGAGTCTTATGAACTGGAATATGGCGTGGATACACTGGAAATCCATTCAGATGCGATCGTCGCGGGTGACAAAGTGCTGGTTGTGGATGATTTGCTTGCAACTGGTGGCACGATTGAAGCGACGACAAAACTGATTCGTCAGCTGGGTGGTATCGTTGAACATGCGACGTTTGTGATTAATCTGCCTGACATTGGCGGTGCGAAGCGACTGGAAGAACAAGGCCTGAAAATTTATAGTATCTGTGATTTTGATGGTCACTAA